One Brevibacillus choshinensis genomic window carries:
- a CDS encoding energy-coupling factor ABC transporter ATP-binding protein encodes MTLLEFSNLQYTYPGGQKSVLNGVSLGIPEGKKCVLLGRNGCGKSTLFLHANGLLQPSRGQVLWRGAPYVYKRSFLQEMTQKVGLVFQDPEHQLIASTVSEDISYGLFNRKLPPEVIREKVRDILEAFGMTELAEVPIHHLSLGQKRRLAIAGVMVLEPELLLLDEPTAYLDRYQVKNLLRELDQIHQRGTTVLMATHDMDIAFEWAEWICVMDGGRLIFAGEPQEALAQREMLESLHLGMPLLAEVWEVLPDSLKGELGGIPRSVEELKRKLTAKQEVASV; translated from the coding sequence TTGACACTGCTGGAATTTTCAAATCTGCAATACACCTATCCGGGCGGTCAGAAGTCCGTGCTGAATGGAGTGAGTCTGGGGATCCCTGAAGGCAAGAAATGCGTCTTGCTCGGTCGCAACGGCTGCGGCAAGTCGACGCTGTTTCTGCACGCAAACGGACTTCTCCAGCCGAGCCGGGGACAGGTCCTGTGGAGGGGAGCTCCGTACGTCTACAAGCGCTCCTTTTTGCAGGAAATGACGCAAAAGGTAGGATTGGTTTTTCAGGACCCGGAGCATCAGTTGATCGCAAGCACCGTCTCAGAAGACATTTCCTACGGCCTCTTCAATCGCAAGCTGCCACCGGAAGTCATCCGGGAAAAGGTGCGAGACATCCTCGAGGCGTTCGGCATGACGGAGCTAGCGGAAGTCCCCATTCATCACCTGAGTCTGGGTCAAAAAAGACGCCTCGCGATCGCGGGTGTGATGGTACTGGAGCCGGAGCTGCTCCTGCTCGATGAACCGACCGCGTACCTGGACCGTTATCAGGTGAAAAATCTGCTTCGAGAGCTGGATCAGATCCATCAGAGGGGAACGACGGTCCTGATGGCCACGCACGATATGGATATCGCGTTTGAGTGGGCGGAATGGATCTGCGTGATGGATGGGGGGCGTCTGATCTTCGCGGGAGAACCGCAGGAGGCGCTGGCGCAGCGCGAGATGCTGGAGAGTCTGCATCTGGGCATGCCGTTGCTTGCGGAGGTATGGGAAGTGCTGCCGGATTCGCTGAAAGGCGAGCTGGGGGGAATTCCCCGATCGGTAGAAGAGCTAAAGAGAAAGCTGACAGCAAAACAGGAGGTTGCCTCGGTGTAG
- the cbiQ gene encoding cobalt ECF transporter T component CbiQ, translating to MNWQQLDSLSYQNHLRHLPPAHKLSFGGALLLLVLTGHSFVQLLVFLWMGVWVVRYARIPLRNHLLFLVLPLSFFIAGLPALLFELARSGSGAIPADALIAWDVGAYVLFVAPASVARALELFFRVIGSLSCFSFLLFTVPFAEILQVFRRMGLPQIITDLLMIMYRFIFVLLDTSYQLWMAQRSRGGHQGFRALLRDVSMVASQLFVRAMRKYESLSMGIAARGHGDSFHVQSLRVHARSPRYEWESVLGCIILVLLESLIGGWRF from the coding sequence ATGAACTGGCAGCAGCTCGATTCTCTATCCTACCAAAACCACCTGAGGCACCTGCCGCCTGCTCACAAGCTGTCATTCGGCGGTGCGCTGCTTTTGCTGGTGTTGACTGGACATTCGTTTGTACAGCTGCTCGTGTTTCTGTGGATGGGGGTGTGGGTGGTTCGATATGCCCGCATCCCGCTCCGGAACCATCTGCTCTTTCTTGTGCTCCCGCTTTCTTTTTTTATAGCGGGATTGCCCGCGCTGCTGTTTGAACTGGCCCGCAGCGGGTCGGGGGCGATTCCAGCCGATGCCCTGATCGCATGGGATGTGGGGGCGTATGTCCTTTTCGTGGCGCCTGCGTCCGTTGCCCGGGCGCTGGAATTGTTTTTTCGGGTCATCGGGAGTTTATCCTGCTTCTCGTTTCTGTTGTTTACGGTTCCGTTTGCTGAGATCCTGCAGGTCTTTCGCAGGATGGGATTGCCACAGATCATCACCGATCTGTTGATGATCATGTACCGCTTTATTTTCGTGCTGCTCGACACATCCTATCAGCTTTGGATGGCGCAGCGCTCGCGTGGAGGACATCAGGGCTTCCGTGCACTATTGCGCGACGTCAGTATGGTGGCGAGCCAATTGTTTGTCCGGGCGATGCGCAAATACGAGTCGCTTTCCATGGGCATCGCGGCCAGAGGGCACGGAGACAGCTTTCATGTGCAAAGTCTTCGCGTTCACGCTCGCTCCCCGCGATACGAGTGGGAGTCTGTGCTCGGCTGCATCATATTGGTTCTGCTAGAGAGCCTGATAGGAGGTTGGCGGTTTTGA
- a CDS encoding energy-coupling factor ABC transporter substrate-binding protein, with amino-acid sequence MKKGMNWLLLLGVVVLAAMPLLFIKDSEFGGADGAAEEAIKEIAPSYEPWFQPFIEPPGGETESLLFAVQAALGAGVVGYAVGVYKGRTDKAKK; translated from the coding sequence GTGAAAAAAGGAATGAACTGGCTGTTACTGCTGGGAGTCGTGGTTCTGGCGGCTATGCCGCTGTTGTTCATCAAGGATTCCGAGTTTGGTGGAGCGGATGGTGCGGCAGAAGAGGCGATCAAAGAGATTGCGCCTTCCTATGAGCCGTGGTTCCAGCCGTTTATTGAGCCGCCAGGAGGCGAGACGGAGAGTCTCCTGTTTGCTGTTCAGGCTGCGCTTGGCGCGGGTGTTGTCGGCTATGCAGTAGGGGTCTACAAGGGCCGTACGGATAAAGCGAAGAAATGA
- a CDS encoding energy-coupling factor ABC transporter permease has translation MNRSRLVSSCLLVAGFVLYFMLNEPQTGHAMHIMEGYLPLSWALFWWAVFLPFFILGVRSINKIVKEHPQMKLLLGVSGAFAFVLSALKIPSVTGSSSHPTGTGLGAIMFGPLAMSVLGSMVLLFQALLLAHGGLTTLGANAVSMAVVGPMVAYAVYRLIAKSGKQRLAVFAAAALADLATYVVTSLQLALAFPAASGGVLASFAKFAGIFAITQVPLAISEGLLTVLVWNWLQAYNANELAQLRLLKREESL, from the coding sequence ATGAATCGCTCGAGATTAGTGTCCAGCTGTTTGCTGGTTGCGGGTTTTGTCCTCTATTTCATGCTGAATGAACCGCAGACAGGACACGCCATGCATATTATGGAAGGATATTTGCCGCTCTCGTGGGCCTTGTTTTGGTGGGCAGTCTTCCTGCCGTTTTTTATTTTGGGTGTCCGCTCGATCAATAAAATCGTCAAAGAGCATCCGCAAATGAAGCTGCTCTTGGGTGTATCGGGAGCGTTCGCTTTCGTCCTTTCCGCATTGAAAATCCCTTCAGTGACAGGCAGCAGCTCTCACCCGACGGGTACAGGACTCGGAGCGATCATGTTCGGACCGCTCGCGATGTCGGTGCTCGGCAGTATGGTTTTGCTGTTCCAAGCGTTATTGCTGGCACATGGCGGCTTGACCACGCTGGGGGCGAATGCCGTGTCGATGGCAGTCGTGGGCCCGATGGTCGCATATGCAGTCTATCGTCTGATCGCAAAGAGCGGCAAGCAGCGTCTGGCCGTTTTCGCAGCAGCAGCACTGGCGGATTTGGCTACCTATGTCGTGACATCGCTTCAGCTGGCATTGGCATTCCCCGCTGCCAGCGGTGGCGTTCTCGCTTCCTTTGCCAAATTTGCCGGGATATTTGCCATCACACAGGTGCCGCTTGCCATCAGCGAAGGGCTGTTGACCGTACTCGTATGGAACTGGCTGCAAGCCTATAATGCGAATGAATTGGCGCAGCTGCGCTTGCTGAAACGGGAGGAATCGCTGTGA